A genome region from Coraliomargarita parva includes the following:
- a CDS encoding HAMP domain-containing sensor histidine kinase gives MKSFSSRLTFWYALIVTLTVAVLLLIGRFYLEHNMIASIDLLNEVEFEEIRSRIDLSHEGEEDAILKAVREHAELDAALYFFQVGRGHRDIIFRSSNLGPYALPKAVHGKPQATVYDDELGLLRSAEFKYAGLDVHIVSSLHSAEGLFDDYEQSGFIVCGVVFLLSIGVGYLLSRLAIRPVAAIQSTARRITASSFSERIPVPNTNDEIARMAGLLNEMLDRLEASYEQVKRFTAEASHELRTPLSIIRLQAERLAAADPMSDDERVDAAAEQLEEVSRLNKLIDDMLLLAKADAGVMSLQCKEVDLQDYMDDFKCDAELLAEERGVRFVLDNKLEEPVVLDPVWMRHVLLNLLSNALNYSPKGGKVSFSWSEFNRQPTLRVEDEGPGLPESKLESVFNRFERIDSGSETKGNGLGLAICRSIVRRHGGCIQARNRKDRSGLIVEVSLPSKEDCCLE, from the coding sequence ATGAAGTCCTTTTCCAGCCGACTCACTTTCTGGTACGCCTTGATCGTGACCCTGACGGTTGCGGTCTTGCTGCTCATCGGCCGTTTCTACCTTGAGCATAACATGATCGCCAGCATCGACCTGCTGAACGAGGTCGAGTTCGAAGAGATCCGCTCGCGCATCGACCTCTCCCACGAAGGCGAAGAAGATGCGATTCTGAAGGCTGTCCGGGAGCATGCCGAACTGGATGCGGCGCTTTATTTCTTTCAGGTCGGCCGGGGGCACCGTGATATTATTTTCAGGAGCAGCAATCTCGGGCCGTACGCCTTGCCCAAGGCTGTTCACGGAAAGCCGCAGGCGACGGTTTATGATGATGAGCTGGGCCTGCTCCGGTCCGCCGAATTCAAATATGCCGGCTTGGATGTTCACATCGTTTCTTCCCTTCACAGCGCGGAGGGGCTCTTTGACGACTACGAGCAAAGCGGATTCATTGTCTGTGGCGTCGTCTTCCTGCTTAGTATCGGGGTCGGCTACCTGCTCAGCCGTCTGGCGATCCGTCCGGTCGCGGCAATTCAGTCGACCGCGCGCAGGATTACGGCATCGAGCTTCAGTGAGCGTATCCCTGTTCCGAATACAAACGACGAGATTGCGCGTATGGCCGGGCTGCTCAATGAGATGCTGGATCGTCTCGAGGCTTCCTATGAGCAGGTCAAGCGTTTTACCGCGGAGGCTTCGCACGAGTTGAGAACCCCGCTCTCCATCATTCGCTTGCAGGCGGAACGCCTGGCCGCGGCGGATCCGATGAGTGATGACGAACGGGTTGATGCCGCGGCGGAGCAGCTGGAGGAGGTCAGCCGGCTGAACAAATTGATTGATGACATGCTGCTTCTTGCCAAAGCAGATGCGGGAGTGATGTCACTCCAGTGCAAGGAGGTGGACTTGCAGGACTATATGGATGATTTCAAGTGCGACGCGGAATTGCTGGCTGAAGAACGTGGCGTGCGTTTTGTCCTTGATAACAAGTTGGAGGAACCGGTGGTTCTGGATCCGGTGTGGATGCGGCACGTACTCCTGAACCTTTTGTCGAACGCGCTGAACTACAGCCCGAAGGGAGGGAAGGTCAGCTTTAGCTGGAGCGAGTTCAACCGGCAGCCGACACTTCGCGTGGAAGATGAGGGGCCGGGCTTGCCGGAATCCAAACTCGAGTCCGTCTTCAATCGTTTCGAGCGGATCGACAGCGGAAGCGAGACCAAAGGCAACGGCTTGGGCCTGGCGATTTGCCGGAGTATCGTGCGCCGGCATGGCGGCTGCATCCAAGCGCGTAACCGAAAGGACCGTTCCGGCCTGATTGTTGAGGTGAGCCTGCCGAGCAAGGAAGATTGCTGCCTGGAATGA
- a CDS encoding response regulator transcription factor yields MKILLVEDDYKIGRFVEKGLRENSYTVVWRRSVEEANDAISESGFDLVILDLGLPDGDGIELLRDWRRCAFNEPVLILSARDSVEDRVSGLNLGADDYLPKPFSFEELLARVRSLFRRHGTARKTVLEHRGVCMDLLAHTVSFDGETVDLTNREYALLELFLSNRGRTLTRTQIGEKIWDASYDMQTNLIDVYVRKLRQHFDFGPDAPSLIKTVRSVGYMMP; encoded by the coding sequence ATGAAAATTCTGCTGGTAGAGGATGATTACAAGATTGGCCGCTTTGTTGAAAAAGGCCTTCGGGAGAACAGCTACACCGTGGTCTGGCGCCGCAGTGTGGAGGAAGCAAACGACGCGATCAGTGAGAGCGGGTTTGATCTAGTGATCCTCGATCTCGGCTTGCCCGATGGAGACGGTATTGAATTGCTGCGCGATTGGCGGCGTTGCGCCTTTAACGAGCCTGTGCTGATTCTCAGTGCGAGGGATTCCGTCGAAGACCGGGTCAGCGGGCTGAACCTCGGCGCGGACGACTACCTGCCCAAGCCGTTCAGCTTCGAGGAATTGCTCGCCCGGGTGCGCTCCCTTTTCCGGCGGCATGGCACCGCCCGTAAGACGGTGCTCGAACACCGTGGTGTGTGTATGGACCTCTTGGCGCATACCGTGAGCTTCGACGGAGAAACTGTGGACTTGACCAACCGTGAGTATGCCTTGCTGGAACTCTTCCTTTCGAACCGCGGGCGGACTTTGACTCGTACCCAGATCGGCGAAAAAATCTGGGATGCCAGTTATGATATGCAGACGAACCTGATTGATGTCTATGTGCGCAAGCTCCGTCAGCACTTCGACTTCGGACCCGATGCGCCATCCCTGATCAAGACGGTCCGTTCCGTCGGTTACATGATGCCATGA
- a CDS encoding cbb3-type cytochrome c oxidase subunit II has translation MKQVFRLSLYLGVVVFSSAVATLWMSCEKSYRVDSSVAYGRQVYISEGCIHCHSQYIRPVGQDRRLWGAPTSVEQAYSQEPVLIGNRRQGPDLANVALRRPREWNRLHLLAPDQLMPGSRMPSFSYLFEAGDPRGPALLDYLDQLKPELNVTDNPVVPATVRSRDDENSAGRG, from the coding sequence ATGAAGCAAGTTTTTCGATTATCGCTGTATCTGGGGGTTGTCGTGTTCAGCAGTGCCGTCGCGACGCTCTGGATGTCTTGTGAGAAATCCTACAGGGTGGACAGCTCGGTGGCCTACGGGCGCCAGGTCTATATCTCCGAGGGGTGCATTCATTGCCACTCGCAGTACATCCGGCCGGTTGGCCAGGATCGCCGGCTCTGGGGGGCGCCGACCAGTGTCGAGCAAGCTTACTCGCAGGAGCCGGTCTTGATCGGCAACCGCCGGCAGGGACCGGATTTGGCCAATGTGGCCCTGCGCCGTCCCAGGGAGTGGAACCGTCTGCACCTGCTCGCTCCCGATCAGCTTATGCCGGGATCGCGCATGCCTTCCTTCAGCTATCTCTTCGAAGCGGGCGATCCCCGGGGGCCGGCCTTGCTGGATTATCTCGACCAGTTGAAACCGGAGTTGAATGTGACTGACAATCCCGTAGTCCCGGCTACAGTACGCTCACGAGACGATGAAAATTCTGCTGGTAGAGGATGA
- a CDS encoding ABC transporter ATP-binding protein, whose product MSDNAIIVESVSKSFDDGKIPVLRDANLHIREGERVALWGASGSGKTTLLNLIGGLDLPDHGTLRTFGVDPTIEDNRLRLRRELVGFVFQLHNLIPYLTVRENILIPAVASGMDNVTAETRLQDLLEHLNMSHRVNHRIQDLSGGERQRTSIGRALIQQPKVLLADEPTGALDEHTGDQVFKLLGELSENLKVTIVIATHERRYAQSCDRIFRVTRGTVEEVGHD is encoded by the coding sequence ATGAGTGATAATGCGATCATCGTGGAATCCGTTTCGAAAAGCTTTGATGACGGAAAAATACCGGTCCTGCGCGACGCCAACCTGCACATCCGTGAAGGGGAGCGAGTCGCGCTCTGGGGGGCGTCGGGCTCCGGGAAGACAACTTTGCTCAATTTGATTGGCGGACTCGATCTGCCGGACCACGGGACACTTCGTACTTTCGGAGTGGATCCCACCATCGAGGACAACCGTTTGCGCCTCCGGCGTGAACTGGTGGGCTTTGTCTTCCAGTTGCACAACCTGATTCCTTACCTGACCGTGCGGGAAAATATCCTGATCCCCGCCGTGGCCTCGGGAATGGACAACGTCACGGCGGAGACGCGTCTGCAGGACCTGTTGGAGCACCTGAACATGTCGCACCGTGTGAACCATCGCATCCAGGACCTTTCCGGAGGCGAGCGCCAACGCACCTCGATCGGGCGGGCCCTCATCCAACAGCCGAAAGTCCTATTGGCCGATGAACCGACCGGCGCCCTCGACGAACATACCGGCGACCAGGTCTTCAAGCTCCTCGGCGAGCTTTCGGAGAACCTTAAAGTCACTATCGTTATCGCTACGCACGAGCGCCGCTATGCACAGTCTTGCGACCGGATCTTCCGTGTTACCCGAGGGACTGTAGAGGAGGTCGGGCATGACTGA
- a CDS encoding ABC transporter permease produces the protein MRFARLVLTNLRRHRLRTLFGVVGIAFGVAAMLTVLAVVLGAIGMFRNILESDSHFLVFERNVSDLFFSSVPEDAWQEVRRMPGVRQANPVLFGIVNVPGHPVITCFGVERDNPRIQGAEWLAGDASGFGSKDDTVYLGERAAAFMEAGVGDEVEIGKGTFRVGGILKTRNGFEDGGVFFPLALAQDYFHREGLASIISVNLDDVDGGDAFRESIETTFPDLTALANEEFNSNYSQFKILSATAWAVGFCAFLLGGMSVANTMTMSVFTRIREIAILRVCGFSRKQIAALILGEGACIALLGVALGLLCGFGLLVTLEHVPQLQGYIQASVSATMLGGICLTAFLTSVAGSIYPAWYASKIQPAEALRYE, from the coding sequence ATGCGTTTCGCACGTCTGGTCTTGACGAACCTGCGTCGTCATCGCCTGCGGACTCTGTTCGGGGTGGTGGGGATCGCTTTTGGTGTCGCGGCGATGTTGACCGTACTGGCGGTGGTGCTGGGGGCGATCGGCATGTTTCGAAATATTCTTGAGAGCGACAGCCATTTTCTGGTCTTCGAGCGCAATGTGTCGGATCTCTTCTTCAGTAGTGTGCCGGAAGACGCCTGGCAGGAGGTGCGTCGTATGCCCGGGGTGCGTCAAGCTAACCCCGTGCTTTTCGGCATCGTCAATGTGCCCGGTCACCCTGTCATTACTTGCTTTGGAGTCGAACGCGACAATCCGAGGATCCAGGGAGCTGAATGGCTGGCGGGGGACGCTTCCGGCTTTGGCTCGAAGGACGATACCGTTTATCTGGGCGAACGGGCGGCCGCATTCATGGAAGCCGGTGTCGGGGATGAGGTGGAAATCGGCAAGGGGACCTTCCGTGTCGGCGGTATCCTCAAGACGCGGAACGGATTTGAGGACGGCGGGGTCTTTTTCCCGCTTGCGCTTGCCCAGGACTACTTCCACCGCGAAGGGCTGGCGTCCATTATCTCGGTGAATCTCGATGACGTCGATGGCGGGGATGCCTTCCGCGAGTCCATTGAGACGACCTTTCCCGACCTGACTGCGCTGGCCAACGAGGAATTCAACAGCAATTACAGCCAATTTAAAATACTGTCGGCAACCGCTTGGGCGGTGGGCTTCTGCGCCTTCCTGCTTGGTGGCATGAGTGTGGCCAATACGATGACGATGTCGGTCTTTACCCGCATTCGTGAGATTGCGATACTCCGGGTCTGCGGCTTTTCCCGCAAGCAGATCGCCGCACTCATACTCGGAGAAGGGGCGTGCATCGCACTGCTTGGTGTCGCCCTGGGGCTGCTCTGTGGCTTTGGCCTATTGGTGACCTTGGAGCATGTTCCCCAGTTGCAGGGCTACATCCAAGCCAGTGTTTCGGCCACGATGCTGGGGGGCATCTGCCTGACCGCTTTCCTAACCAGTGTCGCCGGATCCATCTATCCGGCCTGGTACGCCAGTAAAATTCAACCCGCGGAGGCCCTGCGCTATGAGTGA
- a CDS encoding polyprenyl synthetase family protein — MEAALDTNHFSSAPELRTVPYSLSESIAYALESKGSGLRQAMARDVAAACGLQTRDADLLAEGIEYFHHASLIFDDLPCMDDADERRGRLCLHRVAGEDRAVLAALALVNRAYTLCWKVSTRYSAYSHYAGRVVERSMGELGILEGQARDLSYHPVRGAAEVKAIAGRKTGALLELTLLLPTVLAGASFRTILRLARLARYWGIIYQGMDDFSDLLLGPGNSGKTAFRDLQQARPNLVLALGKQKAYAELNRYLERAKQQIERLVVEDTKWSFLSDYHARFGGKAAALKSAVEAA; from the coding sequence ATGGAAGCCGCACTCGATACCAACCACTTTTCCTCCGCACCGGAACTACGCACGGTGCCCTATTCACTGAGCGAATCGATTGCCTATGCACTCGAATCGAAAGGCTCGGGACTGCGTCAGGCAATGGCCCGCGATGTGGCGGCTGCCTGCGGGCTCCAGACGCGTGACGCCGATTTACTGGCCGAAGGGATCGAGTACTTTCATCACGCCTCCCTTATCTTCGACGATTTGCCCTGCATGGATGATGCGGATGAACGTCGTGGCCGCTTGTGCCTGCATCGGGTGGCCGGGGAAGACCGGGCCGTGCTGGCAGCCCTCGCCCTGGTGAACCGAGCCTACACACTCTGCTGGAAGGTTTCCACTCGGTACAGCGCTTACAGCCACTATGCCGGACGCGTCGTGGAGCGGAGCATGGGCGAATTGGGCATACTCGAAGGGCAGGCCCGAGACCTGAGCTATCACCCGGTCCGCGGTGCCGCCGAGGTCAAGGCGATCGCCGGCCGTAAGACGGGGGCCTTGCTGGAATTGACCCTGCTGCTACCGACCGTATTGGCCGGCGCTTCCTTCCGTACAATTTTGCGCCTTGCCCGCCTGGCCCGTTATTGGGGCATCATCTATCAGGGCATGGATGATTTTTCCGATCTCCTGTTGGGACCCGGCAATAGCGGCAAGACCGCGTTTCGCGATCTGCAGCAGGCCCGACCCAACCTGGTGCTGGCCTTGGGCAAGCAAAAGGCCTATGCCGAACTCAACCGCTATTTGGAACGTGCCAAGCAGCAGATCGAGCGCCTTGTGGTCGAGGATACGAAATGGTCTTTTTTGAGCGACTATCACGCCCGGTTTGGGGGTAAAGCGGCGGCTTTGAAGTCCGCAGTGGAGGCCGCTTGA
- a CDS encoding zinc ribbon domain-containing protein — MADPQIEKLLIVQDRDLALQKLEQELARIPVEKAALEKQIAEETANIEAARQSLKQKEVERHDLDNEVKSKETAVQKFRTQQMEVKKNEEYRALTQQIEQTEAAIAELEEKEIALMLEIDELQADFQTEKGKIELRIQDRNGQIAQLAERAGNLEASLGEAQAALALSREGVEDNFLENYDRVRKMTKRPPYVVQVEAHKCGGCHLRVSNDVAKEAMHYGEPHYCDQCARIVYI, encoded by the coding sequence ATGGCTGACCCGCAAATTGAAAAACTGCTGATTGTCCAGGACCGTGATCTGGCGCTGCAGAAACTCGAACAGGAACTGGCGCGTATCCCGGTTGAAAAAGCCGCCTTGGAGAAGCAGATCGCCGAGGAGACCGCCAATATCGAGGCCGCGCGGCAATCGCTCAAACAAAAGGAAGTGGAGCGCCACGATCTCGACAACGAGGTCAAGTCGAAGGAAACGGCGGTGCAGAAGTTCCGCACCCAGCAGATGGAGGTCAAGAAGAACGAGGAATACCGGGCCTTGACCCAGCAGATCGAGCAGACCGAGGCGGCCATCGCCGAGCTGGAGGAAAAGGAAATTGCCCTGATGCTGGAGATCGACGAACTCCAGGCCGACTTTCAGACCGAAAAAGGCAAGATCGAGCTGCGGATCCAAGACCGTAACGGGCAGATCGCCCAACTCGCCGAGCGTGCCGGCAACCTCGAAGCCTCCCTGGGGGAAGCCCAGGCGGCACTGGCGCTTTCACGTGAAGGGGTGGAGGACAACTTTTTGGAAAACTACGACCGCGTGCGCAAGATGACGAAGCGGCCGCCCTATGTGGTACAGGTGGAGGCGCACAAGTGCGGCGGTTGCCATTTGCGGGTGTCCAATGACGTGGCCAAAGAGGCGATGCACTACGGGGAGCCGCATTACTGCGACCAGTGCGCCCGGATCGTTTATATCTAG
- a CDS encoding tetratricopeptide repeat protein yields MSDTSLQDQIDDATFDFAIGENDSALAKLRSITGSHPDSFEAWHALTEVLYASEDYDAALGAAETAHKLRPDDIHINTSLSRIWVERGDKDKAEHYGAQARMLGWKEELKSPPQKDEL; encoded by the coding sequence ATGAGCGACACTTCCCTGCAGGACCAGATCGACGACGCCACCTTCGACTTCGCCATCGGCGAAAATGACAGTGCTCTGGCCAAGCTCCGCAGCATCACCGGCAGCCATCCCGACAGCTTCGAGGCCTGGCATGCCCTGACCGAGGTCCTCTACGCGAGTGAGGACTATGATGCCGCACTCGGCGCCGCGGAAACCGCACATAAGCTGCGGCCCGACGACATCCACATCAATACAAGCCTGTCGCGGATCTGGGTCGAGCGGGGCGACAAGGATAAAGCCGAACACTATGGGGCGCAGGCTCGCATGCTCGGCTGGAAGGAGGAGCTTAAATCTCCGCCTCAAAAAGACGAGCTCTAG
- a CDS encoding acetyl-CoA carboxylase carboxyltransferase subunit alpha, which translates to MEDITYTLEFEKPLRELEKQLITLQQVSQESKVDVSSEITAIEKKIEKMKSEIYSNLTAWQRVQLSRHPKRPYSLDYIERIFTDFEELHGDRRFKDDAAIVGGPAFIDGQPVMVIGQQKGRNTKDNLKRNFGCPHPEGYRKAMRLMEMADKFGMPIITLIDTPGAYPGIGAEERHVAEAIAVNIRDMSALKVPIITIVIGEGGSGGALGMAVADEVMILENGYYSVISPEGCAAILWKDRAAAPEAAEALKFSPEHLMKFGIVDQILKEPTGGAHRDYEEAAANMKDAILKSLAKLNKLSTDKLLDQRYAKFRKMGVFTELEK; encoded by the coding sequence ATGGAAGATATTACCTACACCCTCGAATTTGAGAAACCCCTACGCGAACTCGAAAAGCAGCTGATCACGCTGCAGCAGGTCTCGCAGGAATCCAAAGTCGATGTCAGCAGTGAAATCACCGCGATCGAGAAGAAGATCGAGAAGATGAAGTCCGAAATCTACTCGAACCTCACCGCCTGGCAACGTGTGCAACTGTCCCGCCACCCGAAACGCCCCTACTCCCTCGACTACATCGAACGTATTTTCACCGACTTTGAGGAACTGCACGGGGATCGCCGTTTCAAGGACGATGCCGCCATCGTGGGCGGCCCCGCTTTTATCGACGGACAGCCCGTCATGGTCATCGGCCAGCAAAAGGGCCGGAACACAAAAGATAACCTCAAGCGTAATTTCGGCTGCCCGCACCCGGAAGGCTACCGCAAGGCCATGCGTCTGATGGAGATGGCCGACAAGTTCGGAATGCCGATCATCACGCTGATCGACACGCCGGGCGCCTATCCCGGCATCGGGGCCGAAGAGCGTCACGTGGCCGAAGCGATCGCCGTCAACATCCGCGACATGAGTGCCCTGAAGGTGCCGATTATCACGATCGTGATCGGCGAAGGCGGCTCCGGTGGTGCTCTCGGCATGGCCGTGGCCGACGAGGTCATGATCCTTGAGAACGGCTACTACTCGGTCATCTCACCCGAAGGCTGTGCTGCGATTCTCTGGAAGGACCGTGCCGCCGCCCCGGAAGCGGCGGAAGCCCTCAAGTTCAGCCCGGAGCACCTGATGAAATTCGGCATCGTCGACCAGATCCTGAAGGAGCCGACCGGCGGCGCCCACCGCGACTATGAAGAAGCGGCCGCCAATATGAAGGACGCCATCCTCAAGTCCCTGGCCAAGCTCAACAAGCTGAGCACCGACAAACTCCTGGATCAACGCTACGCCAAGTTCCGCAAGATGGGCGTCTTCACCGAGTTGGAGAAATAG